A part of Aegilops tauschii subsp. strangulata cultivar AL8/78 chromosome 2, Aet v6.0, whole genome shotgun sequence genomic DNA contains:
- the LOC109772687 gene encoding uncharacterized protein: protein MTQPSTVIITIIIIEYPTKNRQYQTLLPIGRHMHPAASSFGEYFQFFPAEMYHHQQLLLQEEGTLEAVLWQPVTAPAPAERGEPGNNGAPGPGGAVVGAARKRPFRTDRHSKIRTAQGVRDRRMRLSVGVAREFFALQDLLGFDKASKTVEWLLTQSKPAIDRLADATQGGAAAAAAGPSKEKGEGATSSGTGFFEDAREEEQDVRDLMKGIGGEGELDWFMSEPAAIGQPMEGLD from the coding sequence ATGACCCAACCATCCACCGttatcatcaccatcatcatcattgAGTATCCCACCAAGAACCGCCAGTATCAAACCCTACTGCCCATCGGCCGCCACATGCATCCAGCCGCGTCGTCTTTTGGCGAGTACTTCCAGTTCTTCCCCGCCGAGATGTACCACCACCAGCAGCTGCTGCTGCAAGAGGAGGGGACCCTGGAAGCGGTGCTCTGGCAGCCGGTGACCGCTCCAGCTCCGGCGGAGCGGGGGGAGCCGGGGAATAATGGGGCGCCGGGGCCAGGGGGTGCAGTCGTTGGGGCGGCGCGGAAGAGGCCGTTCCGGACGGACCGGCACAGCAAGATCCGCACGGCGCAGGGGGTGCGCGACCGTCGGATGCGGCTGTCCGTCGGCGTGGCGCGCGAGTTCTTCGCGCTGCAGGACCTCCTCGGCTTCGACAAGGCCAGCAAGACGGTGGAGTGGCTCCTCACGCAGTCCAAGCCGGCCATCGACCGGCTTGCCGACGCCACCCAGGGgggcgctgctgccgccgctgcaGGACCGTCGAAGGAGAAAGGGGAGGGGGCGACCTCCTCCGGCACCGGCTTCTTCGAGGATGCGAGGGAGGAAGAGCAGGACGTCAGAGATCTGATGAAAGGCATCGGCGGCGAAGGTGAGCTTGACTGGTTCATGTCGGAGCCGGCGGCGATAGGACAGCCGATGGAAGGATTGGACTAA